The genomic DNA CGGTTCTGGGGGAAGGGGGCGGGGCTTTGGAGATGCATGTGAAGATTATCCCCCTGAGCCGCTGCGCGGCTTCCCCCACAGGGGGACGCACCCGGTGGACCGGCAAAGCCGGATCCACGGGTGCACTGGCATGGCGGAGCGCCCGTTGCCAAACGCTGGCGCCGCAGCGCCGCGCCCTGGAAATGCCGCTTGTAACACCTCTTGCCCGGTGCTAAATTGGCGCCGGGCGGCTTGCTGCCCCCCGCTTTCCCTCCCTGAGCGGGGCCTTGGATTGCAGCGATGCAAAACAGGCTTTCCCGGCCCGGCGGATTTGCCGGGCTTTTTTTTGGCGTGGCCCCGGCGGCATGGTGCGGGCCCTTAAACTGCCCCCATGCTCTGGGTCAAAGCCTTTCACATCGTCTTCGTGGCCAGCTGGTTTGCCGGCCTTTTCTACCTGCCGCGCATCTTCGTCAATCTGGCGATGGTGGCGCCGGGCTCGGCCGCGGAGCGTGACCGCCTGCTGCTCATGGCCAGGAAGCTGCTGCGCTTCACCACGCTGCTGGCCGTGCCCGCGCTGGCGCTGGGCGCGTGGCTGTGGATGGGCTATGGCATCGGGCGCGGCCCGGGCAACGGCTGGATGCACGCCAAGCTGGCGGTGGTGCTGCTGGTGATCGGCTACCACCACGCCTGCGGTGTGCTGCTGCGCAAGCTGGCCAACGGCACCAGCCGCAGGAGCCATGCGTGGTTCCGCTGGTTCAATGAAGTGCCGGTGGTCCTGCTGCTGGCCGCCGTGGTGCTGGTGGTGGTCAAGCCGTTCTGAAGTGGGCAGCTCCCTGCGGCGCCGCGCGCCTTCTCCCTGGTCCCTTCTACCGGCCCGCTGCGGTGGCCGGGCCCCGCGCGGCGCCCCTGCCCTGTACCGCGCCCGTGCTTGCGGGGCATGGGTGATGCATGGCGCCATGGATGGCTGA from Acidovorax sp. A79 includes the following:
- a CDS encoding CopD family protein: MLWVKAFHIVFVASWFAGLFYLPRIFVNLAMVAPGSAAERDRLLLMARKLLRFTTLLAVPALALGAWLWMGYGIGRGPGNGWMHAKLAVVLLVIGYHHACGVLLRKLANGTSRRSHAWFRWFNEVPVVLLLAAVVLVVVKPF